The genome window TGCTTCCACACGCTCCTGTGGAGAAAGCAAAGTCACCATATTTACTGGATCTGATCAAGCGAAATTTTAAGAGaaactaaaatacaaaaagacAATGTGGGGGCTTATCATGAAATATTGAggatttctttacatttaaatgtttcaagaTCACACAGCATTTTCCAGGTTAACATCAGAGCCCAGATTTAAAAGAGTTTGTCAGTACCTATTTCTGCTGGCTCCCAGACCTAAGACAACAGGCTCTGTGATCTCACTCATGCTTTGTAAAGTGGAGGTGAGGACGATGAAGAGGATGATGAAGAGCAGGAAGCAACGCTGCAGGGCTGCCATGTCCAACAGCCCAGTCTGCAGGGCCAGGAGCAGCAAAGTCACCCCCTCAGTCACACCTCTGCAATAAATGCCCACATGAGCCAgaaattcaatattttaaatgcacataGACAAATAGCAATGATAAGCCACATTCACTTACCTGTGCATGACATTGTTGTTCTGCAGAGCGTCAAATCCTCCGAGGTAGAACTTACAAAGATTTAGAAGTCCCAACGCCATATAAGATATCACAAATGTTAAACCAAGTAGAGAGTATGGGCTAGCACAGCATTctgatacactgtaaaaaacaagcATTGTACACTTTTCAaattgcaaaaagaaaaataataacaaggctTTACAGTACTAGAGAACTTGCATTCGTACTGTTTTGTAGATCATTTCAACCCTAATTCTAAATAATTCTGTATCTAAATCCACTCTGGATTGTACCCCATACATTATACATCCATTTCGTGGTTCAGTGCCCTTCAGTGTCTCACCTGGTAAGGATGTATAGCAGAGGTCCCTGTTGGACAGCAGTGATGGTGCCAACATTGGCAACCAGTTGCACTCCAAATAGCACAAACCAGAAGACACTGAACAAAACCGGCACAGCGAAGCCATGCCAGAGAGACACTCCAACTGCCATCAGTCTGTATAGCTCAGTCACCTACAGCAACAACAGAGATATATACACTAAGAATATGCGTTTCATAACCAGTCACAGCAATAATTATGCCTATGTGTTTACCTCTATTTGCATGATCTCTCGATATGCTATTCTTGCCAGTCTGTATGGCACAAAGAGGTTGATGACAAGGAAAACTGCAACCTCTGCCCCTGTGATTATCATGGAAATGGAGGAGAGAGTGAGGAGCCAGTCCAGAGGGACAGAAACCACTCGTGCCAGAAGAGGGAGCAAGTGTGCCGAGAACATCCACACCCGTTGAGTGCGCATGAGGAACGCACAAAGAGTGCTGACTATAATCTGACCTGTACACAAAGATAtcttcaataaataaacaagtcaCGCTGTCATAGGTCATTGAAAGGCATGAAAGCACAATTTAAAATCTGACAAGAACTTTAAAACCTACTggacaatttaaaataaatcaatatttttactttcattttttttaacagattctGGTTGTTAAACTTTAAATTGTGTCTCTGATATGTGTAACATACTGGTGAGTGCAGTCACAAAACGATTCAGTGCTGGAGAATCCAGAAAGAGCACACCATCATAACCATACTTGGCTTCCTCTTGAACATAGTCTCtgttaataaaaagtattaagaaTGATACCCCTCCAACTTCATCTTTACCGCACATTGTGCGTTTACATATCTCACAATATTTGAAGTTGATGCATTGTTGTTGCGTTGCCATTTTCACCTGACAATCTGATGACCCATGTAAAGTAAAAGGGAGCAAAGGACATGCAGGTACAGCTGAATAATATGCCCAAGTGGAAGCAGTAGTAGCACCATGCTCACTATATGACCTGCaggaaaaacaaagaataatCATTATGTTGTCCCTTATATTGCATAGCAATATATTGAATCTTGATAACGTCATATACCTAAATAATATATGTTCCAGATGACATATTTGTACTTGAAGAGCATGTCCTCTGTCCTCGCCTTGAGATGATCCGTGAAGCTATCAACGTCACATTTGTAGAGCATGTCTAGCACTAAGATACCGGGCACCCTAAGGGCAACATTAGCAACCTCCTCTAGTCGTGGCATTTTAAAACATCCAAAAATCACTTGTACCACGCACACAGACCGTGTCACATCATGACATTTTGATATGATCTTGTACTCTTGTCCTATTTGGAAGTTCGCTTGATAACATAAAGCACATTGCCCAGTTCAATCAGATGATCCAATCTGAAAAACAGTAGGCAGATAATAGATAAGAGGT of Triplophysa dalaica isolate WHDGS20190420 chromosome 11, ASM1584641v1, whole genome shotgun sequence contains these proteins:
- the zmp:0000000662 gene encoding RING finger protein 145; the protein is MPRLEEVANVALRVPGILVLDMLYKCDVDSFTDHLKARTEDMLFKYKYVIWNIYYLGHIVSMVLLLLPLGHIIQLYLHVLCSLLLYMGHQIVRDYVQEEAKYGYDGVLFLDSPALNRFVTALTSQIIVSTLCAFLMRTQRVWMFSAHLLPLLARVVSVPLDWLLTLSSISMIITGAEVAVFLVINLFVPYRLARIAYREIMQIEVTELYRLMAVGVSLWHGFAVPVLFSVFWFVLFGVQLVANVGTITAVQQGPLLYILTSVSECCASPYSLLGLTFVISYMALGLLNLCKFYLGGFDALQNNNVMHRGVTEGVTLLLLALQTGLLDMAALQRCFLLFIILFIVLTSTLQSMSEITEPVVLGLGASRNRSVWKHLRGLSMCGFLLIFPGFMAYKISQFFHMDFWLLILVSSCMLTSLQVTGTLLIYCLFMVEVWRGSALPALDEIVYYVNGMCRVLEFTVAVCVVAYGAWESLWGEWSWMGASVIIIHSYCNVWLRAQAGWKSFLLRQEAARKINLLPRANAEQLQEHNDVCAICFQDMTSAVITYCGHIYHGSCLRKWLYVQETCPMCHASIKPSSTNQMSGAGDPQPQQTQQPPEQQPEHFHQEEQGSQGDSAHSTQSTCDELRTKFSDSDRNSNKGGPQNLNFGANGDSQGLEHPSCSTERNPSHEKSKDALDETQELGDAD